Proteins from a genomic interval of Sphingomonas sp. Y38-1Y:
- a CDS encoding DNA topoisomerase IB encodes MSDTIRYCDDSQPGITRRKMRHGWGYWNADGERITDRDEIDRLNKIGLPPAYRDAWFCPDPNGHIQAVGWDEKGRKQYRYHLEFREAQEAAKYAGCAKFGERLPRLRKRVEKDLAARKLTRERAIAAVVRLLDLGRLRVGNEGYAKTNKSYGATTLRRRHAKLTGTRLRLQYKAKSGKLRVLTITDNSLIRFVKKCQDLPGQHLFGYLDDAGEARPVTSGDVNDYIREAMDAPFTAKHFRTWGASAIAFEALALAPEPIGLKTMLEPVVEALGNTPAIARKSYVHPALVALGKDKAAQLALKQRLKLPRAARHLTRGERGLIAFLAELDEEGAPAKAA; translated from the coding sequence ATGTCCGACACCATCCGCTACTGCGACGACAGCCAGCCCGGGATTACCCGCCGCAAGATGCGTCACGGCTGGGGTTATTGGAATGCGGATGGCGAGCGGATCACCGATCGAGACGAGATCGACCGGCTGAACAAGATCGGCCTGCCCCCCGCCTATCGCGATGCATGGTTCTGTCCCGATCCCAACGGCCATATCCAGGCGGTCGGCTGGGACGAGAAGGGCCGCAAGCAGTACCGCTATCATCTCGAGTTCCGCGAAGCGCAGGAGGCGGCGAAATATGCGGGCTGCGCAAAGTTCGGCGAACGGCTGCCCCGGCTGCGAAAGCGGGTCGAGAAGGACCTGGCCGCCCGCAAGCTGACGCGCGAACGCGCGATCGCCGCGGTCGTCCGCCTGCTCGACCTCGGCCGGTTGCGCGTCGGGAACGAGGGCTATGCCAAGACCAACAAGAGCTATGGCGCGACGACGCTTCGCCGCCGCCATGCTAAGCTGACGGGCACGCGCCTGCGCCTCCAGTACAAGGCCAAGTCGGGCAAGCTGCGCGTGCTGACGATCACCGACAATTCGCTGATCCGCTTCGTCAAGAAATGCCAAGACCTGCCCGGCCAGCACCTGTTCGGCTATCTGGACGATGCGGGCGAGGCGCGGCCGGTGACCTCCGGCGACGTCAACGACTATATTCGCGAGGCGATGGACGCGCCGTTCACCGCCAAGCATTTCCGCACTTGGGGTGCGAGCGCGATCGCGTTCGAGGCGCTGGCGCTCGCGCCCGAGCCGATCGGCCTCAAGACGATGCTGGAGCCGGTGGTCGAGGCGCTTGGCAACACCCCCGCCATCGCCCGCAAAAGCTATGTCCACCCCGCCCTTGTCGCACTCGGCAAGGACAAGGCGGCACAGCTTGCACTCAAGCAGCGGCTCAAGCTACCGCGCGCGGCGCGTCACCTGACGCGCGGCGAGCGCGGGCTGATCGCCTTCCTGGCCGAACTCGACGAAGAGGGCGCGCCTGCCAAGGCAGCGTGA
- a CDS encoding ComF family protein: protein MRGIVARKIVAKVAHALVDYALPPRCPACAAVTGEMHRFCAGCWQRLDFLPVEDARVRAAVAYGPVARDVLLKLKYARRLGHAEPVAAAMRRLMPAGAELIVPVPLARGRLWSRGYNQAALIAGALGRGAGVPFRHELLVRTRATPVLRGLGPGERRWAVAGAFAVRDATAIAGRHVVLVDDVFTTGATSEGCVAVLERAGARVTTLVFARVIAGEDD, encoded by the coding sequence GTGAGGGGGATTGTCGCCAGGAAGATCGTCGCCAAGGTGGCCCACGCGCTCGTCGACTATGCGCTGCCGCCGCGATGCCCGGCCTGCGCTGCGGTGACGGGCGAGATGCACCGTTTCTGCGCCGGATGCTGGCAGCGGCTCGACTTCCTGCCGGTGGAGGATGCGCGCGTGCGGGCGGCGGTCGCCTATGGCCCGGTCGCACGAGACGTGCTGCTCAAGCTCAAATACGCGCGGCGGCTGGGGCATGCCGAGCCGGTGGCGGCGGCGATGCGGCGGCTGATGCCGGCGGGTGCCGAGCTGATCGTGCCGGTGCCGCTGGCGCGCGGGCGGCTCTGGTCGCGCGGCTATAACCAGGCGGCGCTGATCGCCGGCGCGCTGGGGCGCGGCGCGGGGGTGCCGTTCAGGCACGAGCTGTTGGTGCGGACGCGCGCGACGCCGGTGCTGCGCGGGCTGGGGCCGGGCGAGCGTCGATGGGCGGTCGCGGGCGCCTTTGCGGTGCGGGATGCAACCGCCATTGCGGGGCGGCACGTCGTCCTGGTCGACGACGTGTTCACGACGGGCGCGACGTCGGAGGGGTGCGTCGCCGTGCTCGAGCGCGCGGGCGCTCGCGTCACCACGCTCGTCTTTGCGCGCGTGATCGCGGGCGAGGACGATTGA
- a CDS encoding SDR family NAD(P)-dependent oxidoreductase, whose product MGGLAVITGASSGIGRELAKIAAREGYELILVADEPQIDAAAGELRGTGAKVEAVEADLATFEGNDRLLAAVGGRPIDILIANAGRGLGHAFVEQSPEEWRRVIDTNVTGTTYLLQKAAQAMAARGEGRILITGSIAGLIPGSYQAVYNGTKAYLDSFAYALREELSDTGVEVTVLMPGPTDTRFFERAKMLDTPVGKDDSKEDPALTAENGWKAMMNGSAHVVSGAKNKVEAALSHVIPDSVLARRHTSMAKPEE is encoded by the coding sequence ATGGGCGGACTGGCAGTCATCACGGGCGCATCGAGCGGCATCGGGCGCGAACTGGCGAAGATCGCCGCGCGCGAGGGCTATGAACTGATCCTCGTCGCGGACGAGCCGCAGATCGACGCGGCGGCGGGCGAACTGCGCGGCACGGGCGCCAAGGTCGAGGCGGTCGAGGCCGATCTCGCGACGTTCGAAGGCAACGACCGGCTGCTCGCGGCGGTCGGCGGGCGACCGATCGACATCCTGATCGCCAATGCCGGCCGCGGGCTCGGCCACGCGTTCGTCGAGCAGTCGCCGGAGGAGTGGCGCCGCGTCATCGATACCAACGTGACCGGCACCACCTATCTTCTGCAAAAGGCGGCGCAGGCGATGGCGGCGCGCGGCGAGGGGCGCATCCTCATCACCGGGTCGATCGCGGGGCTGATTCCCGGCAGCTATCAGGCGGTCTATAACGGCACCAAGGCGTATCTCGACAGCTTCGCCTATGCGCTGCGCGAGGAGCTGTCCGACACCGGCGTCGAGGTGACGGTGCTGATGCCCGGGCCAACGGACACCCGCTTCTTCGAGCGGGCCAAGATGCTCGACACGCCGGTGGGCAAGGACGACAGCAAGGAAGATCCCGCGCTCACCGCCGAAAACGGCTGGAAGGCGATGATGAACGGGTCGGCGCACGTCGTGTCGGGCGCCAAGAACAAGGTCGAGGCGGCACTGTCGCACGTCATCCCGGACAGCGTGCTCGCGCGCCGGCACACGTCGATGGCCAAGCCGGAGGAATAA
- a CDS encoding DUF1178 family protein yields the protein MIVFDLRCGTGHVFEAWFGSSAAYEEQRAGGLVECPMCGDRGVEKAVMAPNVGAKGNQRSAVPAPAPSETPSPEAIKAALAAMAAAQAKALETSQWVGAAFVDKARAMHLGDAPQAPIHGQATLADAKALVEEGVAIAPLPFPVVPPETRN from the coding sequence GTGATCGTCTTCGACCTGCGCTGCGGGACGGGCCATGTGTTCGAGGCGTGGTTCGGCTCGTCCGCCGCCTATGAGGAACAGCGCGCCGGCGGGCTGGTCGAATGCCCGATGTGCGGTGATCGCGGTGTCGAGAAGGCGGTGATGGCGCCCAATGTCGGCGCCAAGGGCAATCAGCGCAGCGCAGTGCCGGCGCCCGCACCGTCCGAGACCCCGTCGCCCGAAGCGATCAAGGCCGCGCTCGCCGCGATGGCGGCGGCGCAGGCCAAGGCGCTGGAAACCTCGCAATGGGTCGGCGCCGCCTTCGTCGACAAGGCGCGCGCGATGCATCTGGGCGATGCGCCTCAGGCACCGATCCACGGCCAGGCGACGCTCGCCGACGCCAAGGCGCTGGTGGAGGAAGGCGTGGCGATCGCGCCCCTGCCGTTCCCCGTCGTTCCGCCCGAGACGCGCAATTGA
- the nadA gene encoding quinolinate synthase NadA, with product MDARNGIGGSLQGVDLLAEIDRLKRERNAVILAHYYQKPEIQDLADFVGDSLELSRKAAATDADVIAFCGVRFMAETAKILSPDKTVILPDMDAGCSLEDSCPPEQFAAFRAQHPDHIALTYINSSMEVKALSDIIVTSSSAEKIIAQIPESQKIIFGPDKHLGGYLARKFNRDMLLWPGVCIVHEAFSETELLKLKAEHPGAPVAAHPECPAHIVDHSDYVGSTSGILDYAKTMPGDTLIVATEPHIIHQMQKAVPHKLFIGAPGADGNCNCNICPYMAMNTLEKLYVALRDLSPRIEVDETLRLKAKASLDRMLDMASASVGQGDLGPVKVTGD from the coding sequence ATGGACGCGCGCAACGGCATCGGCGGATCGCTTCAGGGCGTGGACCTTCTGGCGGAGATCGACCGGCTGAAGCGCGAGCGCAACGCCGTGATCCTCGCGCATTATTACCAGAAGCCCGAGATCCAGGACCTGGCGGACTTCGTCGGCGACAGCCTGGAGCTGAGCCGCAAGGCCGCGGCGACCGATGCCGACGTCATTGCCTTTTGCGGCGTCCGCTTCATGGCGGAGACGGCGAAGATCCTGAGCCCCGACAAGACCGTCATCCTGCCCGACATGGACGCCGGGTGCAGCCTGGAGGACAGCTGCCCGCCCGAGCAGTTCGCCGCGTTCCGCGCGCAGCATCCCGATCACATCGCGCTTACCTACATCAACAGCTCGATGGAGGTGAAGGCGCTCAGCGACATCATCGTCACCTCCTCCTCCGCCGAGAAGATCATCGCGCAGATCCCGGAGAGCCAGAAGATCATCTTCGGCCCGGACAAGCATCTGGGCGGCTATCTGGCGCGCAAGTTCAACCGCGACATGCTGCTATGGCCGGGCGTTTGCATCGTCCACGAGGCGTTCAGCGAGACCGAGCTCCTGAAGCTCAAGGCCGAACATCCCGGTGCGCCGGTGGCGGCGCATCCCGAGTGCCCGGCGCACATCGTCGATCATTCGGACTATGTCGGCTCGACCAGCGGCATCCTCGACTATGCCAAGACGATGCCCGGCGACACGCTGATCGTCGCGACCGAGCCGCACATCATTCATCAGATGCAGAAGGCGGTGCCGCACAAGCTGTTCATCGGGGCGCCCGGGGCGGACGGAAACTGCAACTGCAACATCTGCCCGTACATGGCGATGAACACGCTGGAGAAGCTCTACGTCGCGCTCCGCGACCTGAGCCCGCGGATCGAGGTGGACGAGACGCTGCGGCTGAAGGCCAAGGCGAGCCTCGACCGCATGCTCGACATGGCATCGGCGAGCGTGGGGCAGGGCGATCTCGGCCCGGTCAAGGTCACCGGCGACTGA
- a CDS encoding carbon-nitrogen hydrolase family protein, producing the protein MRIALLQMSGGIDPAANGRVVVEAIEAAAAGGAAMLFTPEMSNLIDRDRARAGASIVAEDADPVLAAVRAAAAAHGVWVHLGSLAIRRPDGRFANRAFVIDDTGAIRARYDKLHLFDVDMGGGDRWRESAVYAAGEEAAVVATPAGRLGLSICYDLRFPALYQALSAAGAELLAVPAAFTRPTGAAHWQVLLRARAIENACFVVAAAQTGEHQDGRETYGRSLVVDPWGEVLLDMDEAPGLGFAEIDRDRLGEARRRVPVLDHRRTIPPVAAS; encoded by the coding sequence GTGAGGATTGCGCTTCTTCAGATGAGTGGCGGCATCGACCCGGCCGCGAACGGCCGGGTTGTCGTCGAGGCGATCGAGGCGGCGGCAGCGGGCGGGGCGGCGATGCTGTTCACGCCCGAAATGTCGAACCTGATCGACCGCGATCGCGCGCGGGCGGGCGCCAGTATCGTCGCCGAGGATGCCGACCCTGTCCTGGCAGCGGTGCGAGCGGCTGCGGCGGCGCATGGCGTCTGGGTGCATCTGGGATCGCTGGCGATCCGTCGTCCCGACGGGCGCTTCGCCAATCGCGCCTTCGTCATCGACGATACGGGCGCGATCCGCGCACGGTACGACAAGCTTCATTTGTTCGACGTCGACATGGGCGGCGGCGATCGCTGGCGCGAATCGGCGGTCTATGCAGCCGGCGAGGAAGCCGCGGTGGTGGCGACGCCCGCGGGTCGGCTGGGCCTGTCGATCTGTTACGACCTGCGCTTCCCGGCGCTCTATCAGGCATTGAGCGCTGCGGGCGCCGAGCTGCTGGCGGTGCCGGCGGCGTTCACGCGGCCGACCGGGGCGGCGCACTGGCAGGTGCTGCTTCGTGCGCGGGCGATCGAGAATGCGTGCTTCGTCGTCGCCGCGGCGCAGACGGGCGAGCATCAGGACGGCCGCGAAACTTATGGCAGGTCGCTGGTGGTGGACCCCTGGGGCGAGGTGCTGCTCGATATGGACGAGGCGCCCGGGCTAGGCTTTGCCGAGATCGACCGCGATCGCCTGGGCGAGGCGCGGCGGCGGGTGCCCGTGCTCGATCATCGCCGCACCATCCCGCCGGTGGCGGCGTCGTGA
- a CDS encoding c-type cytochrome: protein MSDLRRGIWREFFPRKIRHWLVPIGTMGLVGLIGAMLLAMTGVLNLAASTPHPQGWASFLHFAFQRSVAFHSRNLQPPAEINSAALIEKGATHYDRVCSNCHGAPGMGQNPIAMSMRPQPQYLMGSLKDYSPSELFWIVKHGVKYSAMPAWPAGDRDDEVWAMVAFLRAMKSMNYEQYRSITLGAMKRATGAPPALPPGDFRPQPYVIGGTQTAEAAVNFSTPALGFGHSSEIAEIGKSCVACHGTDGRSRASGGIPNIALLNRNQIVRQLDLYRTGVRQSGIMQNVAVQLTPDQIAGLASYYSSQPKVGGAKVRATPAVLALGERIASQGLPDRQVGACASCHGITAAAARAYPGLDGQYPLYLRDQLRLYRSGVRGGDIPANPMPAVAARMTDKEIEAVSLFYASRSLGTAPVRAVDAPVPANP from the coding sequence GTGAGTGACCTCAGACGAGGCATCTGGCGTGAGTTCTTCCCGCGGAAGATCCGCCACTGGCTCGTCCCGATCGGCACCATGGGCCTGGTCGGCCTGATCGGTGCGATGCTCCTGGCGATGACCGGCGTCCTCAACCTGGCGGCATCGACGCCGCATCCGCAGGGTTGGGCGAGCTTCCTGCACTTCGCGTTCCAGCGATCCGTCGCGTTCCACTCGCGCAATCTCCAGCCCCCGGCCGAGATCAACAGCGCCGCGCTGATCGAGAAGGGGGCGACGCATTACGACCGGGTCTGCTCGAACTGCCACGGCGCGCCGGGCATGGGCCAGAACCCGATCGCCATGTCGATGCGCCCGCAGCCGCAATATCTGATGGGATCGCTCAAGGACTATTCGCCGTCGGAGCTGTTCTGGATCGTCAAGCACGGCGTCAAATACAGCGCGATGCCCGCCTGGCCCGCCGGCGATCGCGACGACGAGGTCTGGGCGATGGTCGCCTTCCTCCGCGCGATGAAGTCGATGAACTACGAGCAGTATCGCAGCATCACGCTCGGCGCGATGAAGCGGGCAACCGGCGCGCCGCCCGCGTTGCCGCCGGGCGATTTCCGGCCGCAACCCTATGTCATCGGCGGCACCCAGACCGCGGAGGCGGCGGTCAACTTCTCGACCCCGGCGCTGGGCTTCGGCCACAGCTCGGAGATTGCCGAGATCGGCAAGAGCTGCGTCGCCTGTCACGGCACCGACGGCCGATCGCGCGCAAGCGGCGGCATCCCGAACATCGCGCTCCTGAACCGCAACCAGATCGTCCGGCAGCTCGACCTCTATCGCACCGGCGTTCGCCAGAGCGGCATCATGCAGAACGTCGCCGTCCAACTCACCCCCGACCAGATCGCCGGCCTGGCAAGCTACTATTCGTCGCAGCCGAAGGTCGGCGGGGCCAAAGTCCGCGCGACACCCGCGGTGCTGGCGCTGGGCGAGCGCATCGCCTCGCAAGGGCTCCCCGATCGCCAGGTGGGGGCCTGCGCCAGCTGCCACGGCATCACCGCCGCCGCCGCGCGGGCGTATCCCGGTCTCGACGGTCAGTATCCGCTCTACCTGCGCGACCAGCTTCGCCTCTATCGCTCGGGCGTGCGCGGCGGCGACATTCCGGCCAACCCGATGCCCGCCGTCGCCGCCCGGATGACCGACAAGGAGATCGAGGCGGTGTCGCTCTTCTATGCCAGCCGCTCGCTCGGCACCGCGCCGGTACGAGCCGTGGACGCGCCGGTGCCCGCCAATCCGTAG
- a CDS encoding MBL fold metallo-hydrolase: MNTLPVGEAVPLSPLVTRILAGNASPYTHTGTQTHLVGKDTLAVIDPGPEDEAHLAALLRAIAGRPVEAIVVTHTHRDHSPLAARLREATRAPVIGCAPLTMDDDGPRADAAFDTDYAPDRVLGDGERIDGAGWTLQAVATPGHTSNHLAFALPEEAALFSGDHVMGWSTSIVSPPDGDMGDYMASLEKLIGREERVYYPGHGEAVDNPQRLVRGMLGHRKQREGQIVRLLARGPSDVRTMVDAMYVGLDQRLKGAAARSVLAHLFDLRRRGLATGEEGGTWHAA; the protein is encoded by the coding sequence ATGAACACGCTTCCGGTCGGCGAGGCCGTGCCGCTGAGCCCGCTGGTGACGCGCATCCTGGCGGGCAATGCCTCGCCCTACACCCATACCGGCACGCAGACGCATCTGGTGGGAAAGGATACGCTCGCCGTCATCGATCCCGGTCCGGAGGACGAGGCGCATCTCGCCGCGCTACTCCGCGCCATTGCTGGCCGGCCGGTCGAGGCGATCGTCGTCACCCACACCCACCGCGACCACAGCCCGCTGGCGGCGCGGTTGCGCGAGGCGACGCGCGCGCCAGTCATCGGCTGCGCGCCGCTGACGATGGACGATGACGGCCCCCGCGCCGACGCGGCGTTCGACACCGACTACGCCCCCGATCGCGTGCTCGGCGATGGCGAGCGGATCGACGGGGCGGGGTGGACGCTTCAGGCGGTGGCGACGCCGGGGCACACCTCGAACCATCTCGCCTTTGCGTTGCCGGAGGAAGCGGCGCTGTTCAGCGGCGACCATGTCATGGGCTGGTCGACGAGTATCGTCTCGCCGCCCGATGGCGACATGGGCGACTATATGGCGAGCCTGGAGAAGCTGATCGGTCGCGAGGAGCGCGTCTATTATCCGGGGCATGGCGAGGCGGTGGACAATCCGCAGCGGCTGGTGCGCGGGATGCTGGGCCATCGCAAGCAGCGCGAGGGTCAGATCGTGCGGCTGCTCGCGCGGGGTCCGTCCGACGTCCGCACGATGGTCGACGCGATGTATGTCGGGCTGGATCAGCGGCTGAAGGGCGCGGCGGCGCGATCGGTGCTGGCGCACCTGTTCGACCTGCGGCGGCGCGGGCTGGCGACGGGCGAGGAGGGCGGCACATGGCACGCCGCATGA
- a CDS encoding mechanosensitive ion channel family protein — MSNTAAANSADILDFDPDAAQRQVNSLVHDGVEWIGEHWLQIGIAIGVAALIVLALDWIKRWGRRYCERQPVVTGWAGIFGRAIARTNRFFMTMIAAKLVVGVADAPAGIVTTVNFLFTIAAVFQAAIWVREVILGLVEARTRTDHRGSEALGTALGLIRLLVTFAVFAIALIVVLDNLGVNVTGLVAGLGVGGIAIGLAAQGIFADLFAALSIIFDKPFRKGDSISYDTTQGSIEAIGLKSTRIRSFQGEERIISNKNLLDKEIQNNTQRSHRRAKFAIGVTYQTAPEVLARIPGILKEIVEAHERSFIRAGFVGFGASSLDFEVEFDSPGPDYVAFYDARTAIGIEILRRFNADGIEIAYPTQTTFTAAPDGTLVMPYPQVQPVRAVDDDAV, encoded by the coding sequence ATGAGCAACACCGCCGCGGCCAACAGCGCCGACATCCTCGACTTCGACCCCGACGCAGCGCAGCGTCAGGTCAACAGCCTCGTCCATGACGGCGTCGAATGGATCGGGGAGCATTGGCTGCAGATCGGCATCGCGATCGGCGTCGCCGCGCTGATCGTCCTGGCGCTCGACTGGATCAAGCGCTGGGGCCGCCGCTATTGCGAGCGGCAGCCGGTCGTGACCGGCTGGGCCGGCATCTTCGGCCGGGCGATCGCGCGCACCAACCGCTTCTTCATGACGATGATCGCCGCCAAGCTCGTGGTCGGCGTGGCGGACGCCCCTGCGGGCATCGTCACCACGGTCAACTTCCTCTTCACCATCGCCGCCGTGTTCCAGGCGGCGATCTGGGTGCGGGAGGTCATCCTGGGGCTGGTCGAGGCGCGGACGCGGACCGACCACCGCGGCAGCGAGGCGCTGGGCACCGCGCTCGGCCTCATCCGCCTGCTCGTCACCTTTGCCGTGTTCGCGATCGCGCTGATCGTCGTGCTGGACAATCTGGGCGTCAACGTGACCGGCCTGGTCGCCGGTCTCGGCGTCGGTGGCATCGCCATCGGTCTTGCCGCACAGGGCATCTTCGCCGACCTGTTCGCCGCTCTGTCGATCATCTTCGACAAGCCGTTCCGCAAGGGCGACAGCATCAGCTACGACACGACACAGGGCAGTATCGAGGCGATCGGCCTCAAGTCGACACGCATCCGCAGCTTCCAGGGCGAAGAGCGGATCATCTCGAACAAGAACCTGCTCGACAAGGAAATCCAGAACAACACGCAGCGCAGCCACCGACGCGCCAAGTTCGCGATCGGCGTCACCTATCAGACTGCACCGGAAGTCCTCGCCCGCATCCCCGGCATCCTCAAGGAGATTGTCGAGGCGCACGAGCGCAGCTTCATCCGCGCGGGCTTCGTCGGCTTCGGCGCCTCAAGCCTCGACTTCGAGGTCGAGTTCGACAGTCCCGGTCCCGACTATGTCGCCTTCTACGACGCGCGCACCGCGATCGGCATCGAGATCCTGCGTCGCTTCAACGCCGACGGTATCGAGATCGCCTATCCGACGCAGACGACCTTCACCGCCGCCCCCGACGGCACGCTCGTCATGCCTTATCCACAGGTTCAGCCCGTCCGTGCGGTGGATGACGACGCGGTGTGA
- the grxC gene encoding glutaredoxin 3 has product MAQIEIYTKAWCPYCTRAKRLLGDKGVSYEEFDITMGGPKRAEMIDRAGGRTTVPQIFIDGHHVGGSDDLAALEREGRLDALLNA; this is encoded by the coding sequence ATGGCGCAGATCGAAATCTATACCAAGGCATGGTGTCCCTATTGCACCCGCGCAAAGCGGCTGCTGGGCGACAAGGGCGTCTCCTACGAGGAGTTCGACATCACCATGGGCGGGCCGAAGCGCGCGGAGATGATCGACCGCGCGGGCGGCCGGACCACGGTGCCGCAGATCTTCATCGACGGGCATCATGTCGGCGGTTCCGACGATCTCGCCGCGCTGGAGCGTGAAGGGCGGCTGGACGCGCTTCTGAACGCGTGA
- a CDS encoding DUF4230 domain-containing protein — translation MARRMRRSEPWRLIVAIALLLAVVGGLLYAWQDYRDRAVVTKPAEAPEGPAVTQIVTARMAGMSQLRVARLSGIVQAAATDTRWGGLLKSGRVAKMPYSVDYTVDLSRLSTRDLQWNEAERTLIVDAPDIVADRANVDEGQAVVVERSGTFVTRGAGEALGTRVSRAADRAAVREATSPERLAQARELARGAIARTLAAPLNAAGQPDARVVVTFPAERGRSGARWDQSRTPAEVLGNGQ, via the coding sequence ATGGCACGCCGCATGAGGCGCAGCGAACCCTGGCGGTTGATCGTCGCGATCGCGCTGTTGCTCGCGGTCGTCGGCGGGTTGCTGTACGCGTGGCAGGATTATCGCGACCGAGCGGTCGTGACCAAGCCCGCCGAGGCACCCGAAGGCCCTGCCGTCACACAGATCGTCACCGCGCGGATGGCGGGGATGAGCCAGCTTCGCGTCGCGCGGCTGTCGGGCATCGTCCAGGCGGCGGCAACCGACACGCGCTGGGGTGGGCTGCTCAAGTCGGGTCGCGTCGCCAAGATGCCTTATTCGGTCGACTACACCGTCGACCTGTCGCGGCTGTCGACGCGCGACCTTCAATGGAACGAGGCGGAGCGGACGCTGATCGTCGACGCGCCCGACATTGTCGCCGACCGCGCCAATGTCGACGAGGGGCAGGCGGTGGTGGTCGAGCGCAGCGGCACCTTCGTGACGCGCGGCGCGGGCGAGGCGCTGGGGACCCGCGTGTCGCGCGCCGCCGATCGTGCGGCGGTCCGGGAGGCGACGAGCCCCGAGCGGTTGGCGCAGGCGCGCGAACTCGCCCGCGGGGCGATCGCGCGAACGCTCGCCGCACCGCTCAATGCCGCGGGTCAGCCGGATGCGCGCGTCGTCGTGACCTTCCCCGCCGAGCGCGGTCGCAGCGGTGCGCGCTGGGACCAGTCGCGCACCCCGGCCGAGGTGCTGGGGAACGGGCAATAG
- a CDS encoding ATP-binding protein, whose amino-acid sequence MSQPQPQVELDQYRALFETMDEGFCVIEFLDGPHGPASDYVHVLANPAYERNAGIPNVVGQKVREMVPDEADGWVELYGQVLHTGEPIRFQRELVATGRYLEVSSFRLEPASLRQVAVLFKDVSDRARAEAELRSLNETLEARIAAAVEERAQIEEALRQSQKMEAVGQLTGGLAHDFNNLLAGISGALELSQMRINQGRLSEVEKYLLTAQGATRRAAALTHRLLAFARRQTLLPKPVNVNRLVAGMIELIQRTVGPSIAIENVAAGGLWTAIVDGSQLENALLNLCINARDAMPEGGRITIETCNRWIDAAASRQLDMPEGQYLSLCVSDTGTGMTPEVKARAFDPFFTTKPIGEGTGLGLSMIYGFAKQSGGQVRIYSEVDQGTMVCIYLPRYHGDDEPELPTLEPVVSTPAGAGETVLVVDDEPSVRLLIVDVLHDLGYAAIEAVDGSTGLRVLESGARVDLLVTDVGLPGGMNGRQLADAARAKRPDLHVLFITGFAENALLNNGQLEPGMAVLTKPFAIDALATRIRDLVRS is encoded by the coding sequence ATGTCGCAGCCCCAACCCCAGGTTGAGCTCGACCAATACCGCGCGTTGTTCGAGACGATGGACGAGGGGTTTTGCGTCATCGAGTTCCTCGATGGCCCGCACGGCCCGGCGAGCGACTATGTCCATGTGCTCGCCAACCCTGCCTATGAGCGGAACGCCGGCATCCCCAACGTCGTCGGGCAGAAAGTCCGCGAGATGGTGCCCGACGAGGCCGACGGCTGGGTCGAGCTCTATGGTCAGGTGCTGCACACCGGCGAGCCGATCCGCTTCCAGCGCGAACTGGTGGCGACCGGCCGCTATCTCGAGGTCTCGTCCTTTCGCCTCGAACCCGCATCGCTGCGACAGGTCGCCGTCTTGTTCAAGGACGTCAGCGATCGCGCCCGGGCCGAAGCCGAACTCCGCTCCCTCAACGAGACGCTGGAGGCGCGCATTGCCGCCGCGGTCGAGGAGCGCGCGCAGATCGAGGAGGCGCTGCGCCAGTCGCAGAAGATGGAAGCGGTCGGCCAGCTTACCGGCGGTCTGGCGCACGATTTCAACAATCTTCTCGCCGGCATTTCAGGCGCGCTCGAACTGTCCCAGATGCGGATCAATCAGGGTCGGCTGAGCGAGGTCGAGAAATACCTACTGACCGCGCAAGGGGCAACGCGGCGCGCGGCGGCGCTGACGCACCGTTTGCTCGCCTTTGCCCGGCGCCAGACGCTCCTGCCCAAGCCCGTCAACGTCAACCGGCTGGTCGCGGGGATGATCGAGCTGATCCAGCGAACCGTCGGCCCCTCGATCGCGATCGAGAATGTCGCGGCCGGCGGCCTGTGGACGGCGATCGTCGACGGTTCGCAGCTCGAGAACGCGCTCCTCAATCTCTGCATCAATGCACGCGATGCGATGCCGGAGGGTGGGCGGATCACGATCGAGACGTGCAATCGCTGGATCGACGCCGCCGCCAGCCGGCAGCTCGACATGCCCGAGGGCCAGTATCTCTCGCTCTGCGTCAGCGACACCGGCACCGGCATGACGCCGGAGGTCAAGGCGCGCGCGTTCGATCCCTTCTTCACCACCAAGCCGATCGGCGAAGGCACCGGCCTCGGCCTCTCGATGATCTACGGCTTCGCCAAGCAATCGGGCGGACAGGTGCGGATCTATTCGGAGGTCGATCAGGGCACGATGGTGTGCATCTACCTCCCCCGCTATCACGGCGACGATGAGCCCGAACTGCCGACGCTGGAGCCGGTCGTCAGCACGCCGGCGGGCGCGGGCGAGACGGTGCTGGTGGTCGACGACGAACCCTCGGTCCGGTTGCTGATCGTCGATGTGCTCCACGACCTAGGCTATGCCGCGATCGAGGCGGTCGACGGCAGCACGGGGCTGCGCGTGCTCGAATCGGGCGCGCGGGTCGATTTGCTCGTCACCGATGTCGGCCTGCCCGGCGGCATGAACGGCCGCCAGCTCGCCGATGCCGCGCGCGCGAAGCGCCCCGATCTCCACGTCCTCTTCATCACCGGCTTCGCGGAGAACGCGCTGCTCAACAACGGGCAGCTGGAGCCCGGCATGGCGGTGCTGACCAAACCGTTCGCGATCGATGCGCTGGCGACCCGGATCAGGGACTTGGTGCGGTCATAA